A genome region from Haloarcula rubripromontorii includes the following:
- the gdhB gene encoding glutamate dehydrogenase GdhB, with amino-acid sequence MSTQTEPPEQASDKDESPIATARRQLEQAAEHLDLSEGLLEQLRHPSKTVEVSVPIRRADGSVEVFNGYRVQHFEVRGPYKGGMRYHPSVSAEECTALAMLMTWKCAVMDLPFGGAKGGIVVDPSTLNQQETEQLTRRFAEELREVVGPTKDIPAPDMGTDEQTVAWFMDAYSMQEGETVPGIVTGKPTAVGGTHGREEAPGRSVAIVAREALEYYDGTIDGATVAVQGFGAVGANAARLLDSWGASVVAVSDVDGGIYDESGLDVESISADGDEHGQLGDVDAPRQLSNAELLELDVDVLIPAAVGNVLTKENAADVQAGIIVEGANGPTTTAADAVFKERDIPVIPDILANAGGVTASYFEWLQHINRRSWSREEVNEELEAEMLDAWAALQTEVEDRDVTWRTAAYIVALSRIGDAMNARGLWP; translated from the coding sequence ATGAGCACACAGACGGAGCCACCAGAGCAAGCGTCAGACAAGGACGAATCGCCAATCGCGACTGCCCGCCGCCAACTGGAGCAGGCGGCCGAACACCTCGACCTTTCCGAGGGGCTGCTTGAGCAGCTCCGCCACCCATCGAAAACCGTCGAGGTGTCTGTCCCGATCCGCCGAGCCGACGGGAGTGTCGAGGTGTTCAACGGGTATCGCGTCCAGCACTTCGAGGTTAGAGGACCGTACAAGGGCGGTATGCGATACCACCCGAGCGTCTCCGCAGAGGAGTGTACGGCGCTGGCGATGTTGATGACGTGGAAGTGTGCGGTGATGGACCTTCCCTTCGGCGGTGCGAAGGGCGGCATCGTCGTCGACCCGTCGACGCTCAATCAACAGGAAACCGAGCAACTGACCCGCCGGTTCGCCGAGGAACTACGCGAAGTCGTCGGGCCGACGAAGGACATCCCCGCACCTGATATGGGGACCGACGAGCAGACCGTCGCCTGGTTCATGGACGCGTATTCGATGCAGGAAGGCGAGACAGTCCCCGGCATCGTGACCGGCAAACCAACAGCGGTCGGCGGCACACACGGCCGTGAGGAGGCACCCGGCCGAAGCGTCGCTATCGTCGCCCGCGAAGCGCTCGAGTATTACGACGGAACCATCGACGGCGCTACCGTCGCTGTACAGGGCTTCGGTGCTGTCGGCGCGAACGCCGCACGCCTGCTCGACTCCTGGGGCGCGTCCGTCGTCGCTGTCAGTGACGTCGACGGCGGAATCTACGACGAATCCGGCCTCGATGTCGAATCAATCTCCGCTGACGGCGACGAACACGGCCAGCTGGGGGACGTTGACGCACCGCGTCAGCTATCCAACGCCGAACTGCTGGAACTCGATGTCGATGTCCTCATTCCCGCAGCGGTCGGGAATGTCCTGACCAAAGAAAACGCTGCGGACGTGCAGGCAGGCATTATCGTCGAAGGGGCGAACGGGCCGACAACGACAGCAGCCGACGCCGTGTTCAAAGAGCGCGATATCCCAGTTATCCCAGACATTCTCGCCAACGCCGGTGGTGTCACTGCGAGCTACTTCGAGTGGCTCCAGCACATCAACCGACGGAGCTGGTCCCGCGAGGAGGTCAACGAAGAACTTGAGGCCGAAATGCTCGATGCCTGGGCGGCGCTCCAGACCGAAGTCGAGGACCGCGATGTGACGTGGCGAACGGCGGCCTATATCGTCGCGCTCTCTCGAATCGGTGACGCTATGAACGCCCGCGGGCTATGGCCGTAG
- a CDS encoding DUF7260 family protein yields MATTPAQDGAQWFLHTWRDHILEPVETALTVLDEEHTELAAEQAGLEEFLQRLRAVDPVEQPSSPVGPRSRQSASDPVETLRDAYTDTMLAVDHYESVYDESLVENVAIEFGQDYAALFHPETNVGFSPPLKRSLVAAAEQAIDERTSLDRAVKIEQESIQEYHGSLREIIETLDSTVVPEWYRETFQSDVAALLQERQDQLHSSVHRFETHEFCTYMYEDQLWTYPVLTSLARLQESVDS; encoded by the coding sequence ATGGCAACGACGCCTGCGCAGGACGGCGCACAGTGGTTCCTGCACACATGGCGAGACCACATCCTCGAGCCGGTAGAGACGGCTCTCACTGTGCTTGACGAGGAGCATACGGAACTTGCCGCCGAGCAGGCTGGTCTCGAAGAATTCCTGCAGCGCCTCCGCGCCGTCGACCCCGTTGAACAGCCCTCCTCCCCCGTCGGTCCGCGAAGCCGACAATCCGCATCCGACCCCGTCGAAACGCTACGGGACGCGTACACCGACACGATGCTAGCTGTCGACCACTACGAATCAGTGTACGACGAATCGCTAGTCGAGAACGTCGCTATCGAGTTCGGACAGGACTACGCAGCACTGTTTCACCCTGAAACGAACGTCGGATTTTCCCCGCCGCTCAAACGGTCACTCGTAGCTGCGGCTGAGCAAGCAATCGACGAACGGACGTCGCTGGACCGCGCTGTCAAAATCGAACAGGAATCGATACAGGAGTACCACGGCAGCCTGCGGGAGATCATCGAGACACTCGACAGTACGGTCGTGCCCGAGTGGTATCGCGAAACGTTCCAGAGCGACGTTGCTGCCCTTTTACAGGAGCGACAGGACCAACTCCACTCTAGCGTTCATCGGTTCGAAACACACGAGTTCTGCACGTATATGTACGAAGACCAGCTCTGGACGTATCCGGTGTTGACCAGCCTCGCGCGGCTACAAGAATCTGTGGACAGTTGA
- a CDS encoding IclR family transcriptional regulator gives MTDDADTQNTGRRIQSVENACEIIEAVQESQSATLQELSERIKLSQGTLHTYLATLTDCGFLSKDDDTYQLGFRFVTMGEHVRNETELYTAGQEEVDKLADKSGEYVHLVVENDGREVAIYERRGEHAVGMDYHLQLREAPQHLHDSASGKAILSCLPDERVEKIIDREGLSRQTQHTITDRETLCDELETIRERGYATNDEEEIRGLRAVGAPILDNDGTVVGAVSVTAPTSRLKGARFDTEIPEMVMEAANLIEVNLEMTSFDRGA, from the coding sequence ATGACCGACGACGCCGACACACAAAACACGGGCCGACGGATACAGTCCGTGGAGAACGCCTGTGAGATCATCGAAGCTGTTCAGGAGTCACAGAGCGCGACGTTGCAGGAACTGAGCGAGCGAATCAAACTCTCCCAGGGAACGCTTCACACGTATCTTGCGACGCTGACCGACTGCGGCTTTCTCTCGAAGGACGACGACACGTACCAGCTTGGTTTTCGGTTCGTCACGATGGGCGAACACGTCCGCAACGAGACGGAACTCTATACCGCCGGTCAGGAGGAAGTGGACAAGCTGGCGGACAAATCCGGCGAATACGTCCATCTGGTCGTTGAGAACGACGGGCGCGAAGTCGCCATCTACGAGCGCCGAGGGGAGCATGCCGTCGGGATGGACTATCACCTCCAGTTGCGGGAAGCCCCACAGCATCTCCACGACAGCGCTTCTGGGAAGGCCATCCTCTCGTGTCTCCCAGACGAGCGTGTCGAGAAAATAATCGACCGAGAAGGGCTCTCACGGCAGACACAGCACACGATTACGGACCGAGAGACGCTCTGCGACGAGCTAGAGACCATCCGAGAGCGGGGATACGCGACGAACGACGAGGAAGAAATCCGCGGCCTCCGGGCGGTCGGTGCGCCGATACTGGACAACGACGGGACCGTCGTCGGCGCGGTCAGTGTGACTGCACCGACCAGCCGTCTCAAAGGAGCCCGCTTCGACACCGAGATCCCCGAGATGGTGATGGAAGCTGCGAACCTTATCGAAGTCAATCTCGAAATGACTTCGTTCGATCGCGGCGCGTAA
- a CDS encoding ABC transporter permease — translation MRGDDSATDPTPDGGVVAADAPGTRLHDGGTERETAADTADESVFARLADSSLFTIARREYRLAVRSRWALGVALLFGLFTTAVVQFGASSVGPGRFDAVIATIAELGVYLVPLAALAVGYDAIVGADERGSLELMLALPVTKGRVVVGTAIGRAAVLSGAMLLGFVPGALLTVRYLGLTSVGQYAAVALAAVLTACAMLGVAVLVSTVARTKTHALGAALAIWLWVALLHDLVALGAVAGFDLGSGAIAAAILLNPVDCFRVLALSQVDVVAGGFGSVLAQAGLTTPMVAAGLLVWVVVPVGIAAKLIERRRL, via the coding sequence ATGAGGGGCGACGACTCCGCGACGGATCCGACCCCAGACGGCGGTGTTGTCGCGGCCGACGCACCGGGTACCCGGTTGCACGATGGCGGAACCGAGAGGGAGACGGCCGCCGACACGGCCGACGAATCGGTATTCGCCCGACTTGCCGATAGCAGCCTGTTCACTATCGCGCGACGGGAGTACCGGCTGGCCGTCCGGAGCCGATGGGCGCTCGGCGTGGCGCTACTGTTCGGCCTCTTTACCACCGCCGTCGTCCAGTTCGGGGCGAGTTCAGTCGGCCCGGGTCGCTTCGATGCGGTCATTGCAACTATCGCGGAACTCGGCGTCTATCTCGTCCCCCTGGCCGCGCTGGCGGTCGGCTACGACGCCATCGTCGGGGCGGACGAGCGCGGGTCGCTCGAACTCATGCTCGCGCTCCCGGTAACGAAAGGCCGCGTCGTCGTCGGCACTGCCATCGGCCGGGCGGCGGTGCTGTCCGGCGCGATGTTGCTGGGCTTCGTTCCCGGCGCACTGTTGACCGTTCGCTATCTCGGTCTCACCAGCGTCGGCCAGTACGCGGCCGTCGCCCTCGCTGCGGTGCTGACCGCCTGTGCGATGCTCGGTGTGGCGGTGCTGGTCTCGACGGTCGCACGGACGAAAACGCACGCGCTCGGTGCCGCACTGGCCATCTGGCTGTGGGTCGCGCTGTTGCACGATCTGGTCGCGCTGGGGGCCGTCGCTGGGTTCGACCTCGGATCCGGCGCTATCGCCGCGGCGATACTGCTCAATCCCGTGGACTGCTTCCGCGTGCTCGCGCTCTCACAGGTAGACGTGGTTGCCGGCGGCTTCGGCAGCGTGCTGGCACAGGCCGGGCTGACTACGCCGATGGTCGCGGCGGGGCTCCTAGTATGGGTCGTCGTGCCAGTCGGCATCGCTGCAAAACTCATCGAGCGGCGGCGTCTCTGA
- a CDS encoding plastocyanin/azurin family copper-binding protein, producing the protein METRRTFVRGLALAAGVTLAGCSSGGGSDSGGDGNSGSSGDGADSGETESSDGGSGSEWAETSTVEMTDGLAYEPKKIKVEAGTTVTFENVGSIGHTVTAYEDKIPDGAEYFASGGFDSLQAAKDGYSNGQKGNIPKGESYEVTLETTGTYEYYCIPHEMNGMVGTIKVV; encoded by the coding sequence ATGGAAACACGTAGAACATTCGTACGCGGTCTGGCTCTCGCGGCTGGAGTCACGCTAGCTGGCTGTTCATCGGGCGGCGGGTCGGACAGTGGCGGTGACGGCAACTCGGGTAGCAGCGGTGACGGAGCGGACAGCGGTGAAACCGAGTCCAGCGACGGCGGGAGCGGCTCCGAGTGGGCCGAGACAAGCACCGTGGAAATGACGGACGGACTGGCATACGAGCCAAAGAAGATCAAGGTCGAGGCAGGGACGACGGTCACGTTTGAGAACGTCGGTAGCATCGGCCACACGGTGACGGCATATGAGGACAAGATCCCCGATGGCGCGGAGTACTTCGCGTCCGGCGGGTTCGACTCCCTGCAGGCCGCGAAAGACGGCTACAGCAACGGGCAGAAAGGGAACATCCCGAAAGGCGAGAGCTACGAGGTCACGCTGGAGACGACCGGAACGTACGAGTACTACTGCATCCCCCACGAGATGAACGGGATGGTCGGCACAATCAAGGTGGTCTGA
- the nosZ gene encoding TAT-dependent nitrous-oxide reductase encodes MSKNETPRDPNEVLEEYEETLDSVLAEVESPDETAEEDDLSLGLPGLSLGRRDFMKAGVAAGAMGSVAGCSALTGGDGSAGSQSTPSGSGASHTVEPGEHDEYYGFWSGGHSGELRVIGIPSMRELTRIPVFNTDCASGYGFTDGTQEMLEESGGYSWGDNHHPNLSETDGDYDGEYLYVNDKANGRIARVNLTYFETDAITDVPNMQAIHGCCVLSPDTKYVLGNGEFRAPLPNDGTDVKNPDNYTSLFVAVDPESMETQWQVKVDGNLDIVDTGKEGRWAISSAYNSEEATDIQGMTKDDRDNVKAFDIPAIEQAVENGNYEEVNGIPVVDGTQGSSLNQGDRPIVKYIPTPKSPHCVEVGPNGDYAFIAGKLSPTVTMLDLDALADSSDPEDVVAGRPRVGLGPLHTTFDGNGHAYTSLFIDSQAVKWDIQAAVEADEGSEDPIIEKQDVHYNPGHIQALEAMTTDPDGEWLVSLNKLSKDRFLPVGPIMPDNDQLIHIGQGESEMELVADHPAYPEPHDCVFAHKDKIDAKKVYDKSDYEQTYITEEDSGVERTGENSVHVKMTTKRSEFGLPDFTVQEGDEVKLSTTNIEGVQDIIHGVAIPEHDINYAVAPQDTREVTFTADDPGVYWIYCTYFCSALHLEMRSRMIVEPAEG; translated from the coding sequence ATGAGCAAAAACGAGACTCCCCGCGATCCGAACGAAGTCCTCGAAGAGTACGAAGAAACGCTCGACTCAGTGCTGGCAGAGGTTGAGTCCCCGGACGAAACGGCTGAAGAAGACGACCTCTCGCTGGGACTGCCCGGCCTCTCGCTCGGCCGCCGGGACTTCATGAAGGCCGGCGTCGCTGCCGGTGCGATGGGGTCCGTCGCCGGCTGTTCGGCGCTGACCGGCGGCGATGGCAGCGCCGGCAGCCAGTCGACGCCCTCTGGCAGCGGCGCGAGCCACACGGTCGAACCCGGCGAACACGACGAGTACTACGGCTTCTGGTCCGGCGGCCACTCCGGCGAACTGCGGGTCATCGGCATCCCGTCGATGCGCGAACTCACCCGTATTCCGGTGTTTAACACCGACTGTGCGTCTGGCTATGGCTTCACCGATGGCACGCAAGAGATGCTGGAAGAAAGCGGTGGCTACAGCTGGGGCGACAACCACCATCCGAACCTCTCTGAGACGGACGGCGACTACGACGGTGAGTACCTGTACGTCAACGACAAGGCCAACGGTCGCATTGCCCGCGTGAATCTCACGTACTTCGAGACGGACGCCATCACGGATGTCCCGAACATGCAGGCCATCCACGGCTGCTGTGTCCTCTCGCCGGACACGAAGTACGTGCTGGGCAACGGCGAGTTCCGCGCGCCGCTGCCCAACGACGGAACCGACGTGAAGAACCCGGACAACTACACGTCGCTGTTCGTCGCCGTCGACCCCGAGTCGATGGAGACCCAGTGGCAGGTCAAAGTCGACGGGAACCTCGACATCGTCGACACCGGCAAAGAGGGTCGATGGGCCATCTCCTCGGCGTACAACAGCGAGGAAGCCACCGACATTCAGGGGATGACGAAGGACGACCGGGACAACGTCAAGGCCTTCGACATCCCGGCTATCGAGCAGGCCGTCGAGAACGGCAACTATGAGGAAGTCAACGGGATCCCTGTCGTCGATGGCACGCAGGGCAGTTCGCTCAATCAGGGCGACCGCCCCATCGTGAAGTACATCCCGACGCCGAAAAGCCCCCACTGTGTCGAGGTCGGGCCGAACGGCGACTACGCGTTCATCGCCGGGAAGCTCTCCCCGACGGTGACGATGCTCGACCTGGACGCGCTGGCCGACTCTTCGGACCCCGAGGATGTCGTCGCCGGGCGGCCACGCGTCGGACTCGGGCCGCTGCACACCACCTTCGACGGGAACGGGCACGCCTACACGTCGCTGTTCATCGACTCGCAGGCAGTCAAGTGGGACATTCAGGCCGCCGTCGAGGCCGATGAGGGGTCAGAAGACCCCATCATCGAGAAGCAGGACGTCCACTACAACCCGGGGCACATTCAGGCGCTTGAGGCGATGACGACCGACCCCGATGGGGAGTGGCTCGTCAGCCTCAACAAGCTCTCGAAAGACCGGTTCCTTCCGGTCGGTCCCATCATGCCCGACAACGACCAGCTTATCCACATCGGGCAGGGCGAGTCGGAGATGGAACTGGTCGCGGACCACCCGGCCTACCCTGAGCCTCACGACTGTGTGTTCGCCCACAAGGACAAGATAGACGCCAAGAAAGTCTACGACAAGAGCGACTACGAGCAGACCTACATCACCGAGGAAGACTCCGGCGTCGAGCGCACGGGTGAGAACAGCGTCCACGTCAAGATGACGACCAAGCGCTCGGAGTTCGGCCTGCCGGACTTCACGGTCCAAGAAGGCGACGAAGTGAAACTGTCCACGACCAACATCGAGGGCGTTCAGGATATCATCCACGGCGTCGCCATCCCCGAACACGACATCAACTACGCCGTGGCCCCACAGGACACCCGGGAAGTCACCTTCACGGCCGACGACCCCGGCGTGTACTGGATCTACTGCACGTACTTCTGTAGCGCCCTGCACCTGGAGATGCGTAGCCGGATGATCGTCGAACCGGCGGAGGGGTAA
- the rocF gene encoding arginase: MLGVPFALGADRRGVDMGPSAIRYGGLSTALDTAGVEYTDAGDLSPPMLESQPAATADGAKYLDAIADMTDTLADRVATEIADGSVPLVLGGDHSIAMGTMRGAARTADLGVIWFDAHGDYNTPTTSPSGNVHGMPLAAAHGYGDFAEMPWATAPNVAEENTVIVGARSLDTDERAVLRESDISVFTMADIDKRGIGSVTDEALDIATDGADAIHVSLDLDWLDPDDAPGVGTPVPGGVTYREAHTAMERVADRDAAESVLRSLDVVEVNPILDQRNTTGERAAELAASAFGKRIL; encoded by the coding sequence GTGCTCGGTGTCCCGTTCGCGCTCGGTGCTGACCGGCGCGGCGTCGACATGGGTCCGTCGGCGATTCGCTACGGCGGCCTCAGTACCGCACTCGATACGGCTGGTGTCGAATACACTGACGCCGGAGACCTCTCACCGCCGATGTTAGAGTCGCAGCCGGCAGCCACTGCTGACGGTGCGAAGTACCTCGATGCTATCGCGGACATGACCGACACCCTTGCCGACCGGGTGGCGACCGAAATAGCCGACGGGAGCGTGCCGCTGGTGTTAGGCGGTGACCACTCTATCGCAATGGGCACGATGCGCGGTGCGGCCCGGACGGCCGACCTCGGCGTCATCTGGTTCGACGCCCACGGCGATTACAACACCCCGACCACGTCGCCCAGCGGGAACGTTCACGGGATGCCGCTTGCGGCCGCCCACGGGTACGGCGACTTCGCAGAGATGCCGTGGGCCACCGCCCCGAACGTCGCCGAGGAAAACACCGTCATCGTCGGCGCGCGGAGCCTCGATACCGACGAACGAGCGGTCCTCCGCGAGAGCGATATCTCCGTCTTTACTATGGCGGACATCGATAAACGGGGTATCGGCTCAGTCACCGACGAGGCACTCGACATCGCGACCGACGGGGCGGATGCCATCCACGTGAGCCTCGACCTCGACTGGCTTGACCCGGACGATGCACCGGGAGTCGGGACACCGGTTCCGGGCGGGGTCACGTACCGCGAGGCGCATACGGCGATGGAACGGGTCGCCGACCGCGACGCCGCCGAATCGGTGCTGCGCTCGCTCGATGTCGTCGAAGTCAACCCCATCCTCGACCAGCGCAACACGACAGGTGAGCGGGCGGCCGAACTCGCCGCCAGCGCGTTCGGCAAGCGGATTCTGTAG
- a CDS encoding ABC transporter ATP-binding protein translates to MNVIEVDDVSKTYGDVQALDGLSLAVERGTTLGVFGTNGAGKTTLFKLLAGLNRPDRGSVSVAGADPTDGTTVRERVRYLPEHAGFPPSLTGREILRFHARMRSVPREDRSHHVERILHTVGLADAADRRVGGYSNGMNRRLGLGTALVGEPAVLILDEPTAGLDPDGIQAFHEVVESLAAETDVTIVFSSHALGEIQRLCSEAVIIADGQVATAGPVGQLRRAAADEVTVSLSLASDAAASGAATDLGDHGAVSSVSRSGADVTARTTPTEAYDILTAVGEAYDIDRFEVREPGLEAAFHEAVGTDAAGDSGSDSTPAEAASEKPGGEPA, encoded by the coding sequence ATGAACGTGATTGAGGTCGACGACGTATCGAAAACCTACGGCGACGTGCAGGCGCTCGACGGACTGAGCCTCGCGGTCGAACGAGGGACAACCCTCGGCGTGTTCGGCACGAACGGCGCCGGGAAGACGACGCTGTTCAAACTGCTCGCCGGGCTGAACCGACCGGACCGTGGCAGCGTTTCCGTCGCCGGTGCGGACCCGACTGACGGGACGACCGTTCGCGAACGGGTGCGGTACCTGCCGGAACACGCCGGCTTCCCGCCGAGCCTGACCGGACGCGAGATACTCCGCTTCCACGCCCGGATGCGCTCGGTACCCCGGGAAGACCGGAGCCACCACGTCGAGCGCATTCTGCACACCGTGGGACTCGCAGACGCCGCGGACCGCCGCGTCGGCGGCTACTCCAACGGGATGAACCGCCGCCTCGGCCTCGGCACCGCGCTCGTCGGCGAGCCGGCCGTGTTGATACTCGACGAACCGACCGCAGGACTCGACCCAGACGGCATCCAGGCGTTCCACGAGGTCGTGGAGTCGCTGGCAGCCGAGACCGACGTGACAATCGTCTTCTCCTCGCACGCACTCGGGGAGATTCAGCGGCTCTGCTCGGAAGCGGTCATCATCGCTGACGGACAGGTAGCGACTGCGGGGCCGGTCGGGCAGCTTCGCCGCGCTGCTGCCGACGAGGTGACAGTGTCGCTGTCGCTTGCGTCCGACGCGGCTGCAAGCGGAGCGGCGACAGACCTCGGTGACCACGGGGCAGTGTCAAGCGTCAGCCGCTCCGGCGCGGACGTGACGGCACGGACCACGCCAACCGAGGCCTACGACATCCTGACGGCCGTCGGTGAAGCGTACGACATCGACCGTTTCGAGGTCCGCGAACCGGGCCTCGAAGCCGCATTCCACGAGGCCGTCGGAACGGACGCTGCCGGCGACTCCGGCTCCGACAGCACACCAGCGGAAGCAGCCTCCGAAAAACCGGGAGGTGAGCCGGCATGA
- a CDS encoding right-handed parallel beta-helix repeat-containing protein has product MISLSHDSERAFAIGTAALLVLSVVAVGMASAGETDSAHDDLDFDPDVPEIDSFTAPSADGTATVDGETYVSAQAAVDAADPGDTVTLDGRFNETVVVTTPNVTLSGSGSGSTLLHGEGEGDVLAVEAQGVTVTDLWVRNSGYNTATNDAAIFVNASGVTVRNSRVTDMTFGIWLDGVDDADIRNNTIVGREEITQLTKRGNGIQIWKTEDSVIRNNDITTVRDGLYFNWAKNVNASENTMWDLRYGVHYMYSDDSNLRNNTAFDNDVGYALMVSKHLVIEDNVAVNNSGQSGHGILVKSIDDTDIRGNHLVNNENGLFVYNSVSNRIVDNLVVGNDIGVHIAAGSTDGTVTENSFIRNDRPVLAVMSDQVHWNESVGNYWSRANPTDVDDDGVGDTRYQPAGTVQQVTAEKPAARVFASSPAFDAVRLAESSVPVVQSPGVVDARPLTEPPHEDWRKYYERD; this is encoded by the coding sequence ATGATCTCACTGTCCCACGATTCCGAGCGTGCGTTCGCCATCGGGACCGCAGCCCTGCTCGTGCTGTCGGTCGTCGCTGTCGGGATGGCCAGCGCCGGTGAAACCGACAGCGCCCACGACGACCTCGACTTCGACCCCGACGTGCCTGAGATCGACTCGTTCACCGCCCCGTCGGCCGACGGCACCGCGACGGTTGACGGCGAGACCTACGTCAGCGCGCAGGCGGCAGTCGATGCCGCGGACCCCGGTGACACCGTGACGCTCGATGGCCGTTTCAACGAGACAGTCGTCGTCACCACGCCGAACGTCACGCTGTCCGGGAGCGGTTCCGGGTCGACGCTGCTGCACGGCGAGGGCGAGGGCGACGTCCTCGCCGTCGAAGCGCAGGGCGTCACCGTGACGGACCTCTGGGTCCGCAACAGCGGCTACAACACCGCGACGAATGACGCCGCGATATTCGTCAACGCCAGCGGGGTCACCGTCCGCAACAGCCGCGTGACCGACATGACCTTCGGCATCTGGCTCGACGGCGTCGACGACGCCGACATCCGCAACAACACCATCGTCGGCCGCGAGGAGATAACGCAGTTGACCAAACGCGGCAACGGTATCCAGATATGGAAGACCGAAGACAGCGTCATCCGGAACAACGACATCACCACTGTCCGGGACGGACTCTACTTCAACTGGGCGAAAAACGTCAACGCCAGCGAGAACACGATGTGGGACCTCCGGTACGGGGTCCACTACATGTACTCGGACGACTCGAACCTGCGGAACAACACCGCCTTCGACAACGACGTCGGGTACGCGCTGATGGTGTCGAAACATCTCGTCATCGAGGACAACGTCGCGGTGAACAACAGCGGGCAGTCCGGCCACGGGATCCTCGTCAAGAGCATCGACGACACAGACATCCGCGGCAACCACCTCGTCAACAACGAGAACGGGCTGTTTGTCTACAACTCCGTCAGCAACCGAATCGTCGATAACCTCGTCGTCGGTAACGACATCGGCGTCCACATCGCCGCGGGGAGTACCGACGGCACCGTGACCGAGAACAGTTTCATCCGCAACGACAGGCCGGTGCTTGCGGTCATGAGCGACCAGGTCCACTGGAACGAGAGCGTCGGGAACTACTGGTCCCGGGCGAACCCGACTGACGTCGACGACGATGGCGTCGGCGACACCCGCTATCAGCCGGCCGGAACCGTCCAGCAGGTGACCGCGGAAAAGCCCGCCGCGCGGGTGTTCGCAAGCAGCCCGGCCTTCGACGCCGTTCGGCTGGCCGAGTCGTCCGTACCGGTCGTCCAGTCGCCCGGCGTGGTCGATGCCCGCCCGCTCACCGAACCGCCCCACGAGGACTGGAGGAAATACTATGAACGTGATTGA